From the genome of Gorilla gorilla gorilla isolate KB3781 chromosome 4, NHGRI_mGorGor1-v2.1_pri, whole genome shotgun sequence, one region includes:
- the LOC109027080 gene encoding cytochrome b-c1 complex subunit 7-like, producing MAGKKAVAASGKWLDGIRKWYYNASGFNKLGLMRDNTIYENEDVKEAIRMLPENLYNDRMFHMKRALDLSMKHQILPKEQWTKYEEENFYLEPYLKEVIRERKEREEWAKR from the coding sequence ATGGCTGGCAAGAAGGCTGTTGCAGCATCAGGCAAGTGGCTGGATGGTATTCGAAAATGGTATTACAATGCCTCAGGATTCAATAAACTGGGGTTAATGAGAGATAATACAATATATGAGAATGAAGATGTAAAAGAAGCCATAAGAATGCTTCCTGAGAACCTTTATAATGACAGGATGTTTCACATGAAGAGGGCACTGGACCTGTCCATGAAGCATCAGATCTTGCCTAAAGAGCAGTGGACCAAATATGAAGAGGAAAATTTCTACCTTGAACCGTATCTGAAAGAGGTTATtcgggaaagaaaagaaagagaagaatgggCAAAGAGGTAA